The Deinococcus fonticola genome contains the following window.
CGGAACGCCACCCTTGCGCACGCCACCGCAGCCCAGGCATACTGTCCGAATGCCGCACGTGATCACCAGCCCCTGCATCGGAACCAAAGACCAGGCCTGCACCGAAGTGTGCCCCGTCGAGTGCATCTACGACGCCGGAGAGATGCTTCTTATTCATCCGGACGAGTGCATTGACTGTGGAGCCTGCGTCCCTGCCTGTCCCGTCAGCGCTATCTACCCCGAGGAAGACGTTCCCGCAGAGGAAAGCGCGTATATCGAGAAGAACCGCGCGCACTTCGGCCTGTAAAGCCAGAAAAACCCGACTCGCCCTGCAGACCGTCAGGGCGAGTTTTGCTATTTAACATCAACACTGTGAGGCCAAACAGAGGAAGCCCCACTTCATCTGAAGTGGGGCTATGGAGTGGAGCGGGAGACGAGATTCGAACTCGCGACATCTACCTTGGCAAGGTAGTGCTCTACCAGCTGAGCTACTCCCGCAATAAAAAAACCCCCGCACTGACCGACTTTTCCGGGATGCTGCCATCCGAG
Protein-coding sequences here:
- a CDS encoding ferredoxin, coding for MPHVITSPCIGTKDQACTEVCPVECIYDAGEMLLIHPDECIDCGACVPACPVSAIYPEEDVPAEESAYIEKNRAHFGL